A section of the Rhodanobacteraceae bacterium genome encodes:
- a CDS encoding MFS transporter: protein MEAVAEIKMQTSLFAPQWRSLSIGAVALCSMIAFEAIGVAAGMPAVATALDGLSLYALAFGGTLAGSVVSMVWSGQDCDRHGPFRSMAGGIALFALGLLVAGLAPSMAALIASRIVQGLGVGALGVALYVSTARALPSALHPRLFALFSTAWVVPAIVGPAISGWIVEYWGWRWLFLGVALLLLPVALLILPTLRETGQSAPGPQRSWRTLPWALLASISSVGLATAGYAGGWTVPVVFLALAAAVISAARLLPHGTLTLARGLPTVIAMRGLNSAAFFLCEGFVPLWLHQQAGWSITAAGLALTGGALCWSLGSQLQSRIDDESLRLSWLSRGSLLIGTGILLCVLSVLGWIPAITVLIGWSLAGLGMGMSFPILGVLTLKLAPREQQGRYSSAMQLCSALGTSGALALGGLMFSLLQADRRVLAYSSVYLLAALFALVSWRSAARVGMGNPPRPSQ, encoded by the coding sequence ATGGAAGCCGTGGCAGAGATCAAGATGCAGACCTCCTTGTTCGCACCGCAATGGCGCAGCCTCAGCATCGGCGCCGTGGCGCTGTGTTCGATGATTGCCTTCGAGGCCATCGGGGTTGCCGCCGGCATGCCGGCCGTGGCCACGGCCCTGGATGGACTGTCGCTGTACGCGCTGGCCTTCGGTGGGACCCTGGCTGGATCGGTGGTGTCGATGGTCTGGTCCGGACAGGATTGCGATCGCCATGGCCCATTCCGGTCCATGGCCGGCGGCATCGCCCTGTTTGCGCTGGGTCTGCTGGTGGCGGGACTGGCTCCATCGATGGCGGCGCTGATTGCCAGCCGCATCGTTCAGGGTCTGGGTGTGGGCGCGCTGGGCGTGGCGCTGTACGTGTCCACCGCGCGCGCCTTGCCATCCGCGCTGCATCCGCGACTGTTTGCGCTGTTCTCCACCGCCTGGGTGGTGCCGGCAATCGTCGGGCCGGCGATTTCCGGTTGGATCGTCGAATACTGGGGCTGGCGCTGGCTGTTTCTCGGCGTGGCACTGCTGTTGCTGCCGGTGGCGCTGCTGATCCTGCCGACTCTGCGCGAGACGGGTCAGTCTGCACCTGGCCCGCAACGCTCCTGGCGTACCTTGCCGTGGGCCCTGCTGGCGTCGATCAGCAGCGTCGGGCTGGCGACAGCCGGCTATGCCGGCGGGTGGACCGTGCCAGTTGTTTTTCTCGCCCTCGCCGCGGCCGTGATTTCGGCCGCGCGACTGTTGCCGCACGGCACCTTGACCCTCGCGCGGGGCTTGCCGACCGTGATTGCCATGCGTGGACTCAATTCCGCGGCCTTCTTCCTGTGCGAGGGCTTCGTGCCGCTGTGGCTGCATCAGCAGGCGGGCTGGAGCATCACCGCGGCGGGCCTGGCGCTGACCGGCGGCGCCCTGTGCTGGAGTCTGGGTAGTCAGTTGCAGTCGCGGATCGACGATGAAAGCCTGCGCCTGTCGTGGTTGTCACGCGGCAGCCTGCTGATTGGCACCGGGATATTGCTGTGCGTACTCAGCGTCTTGGGCTGGATACCGGCCATCACCGTGCTGATCGGTTGGTCGCTGGCCGGGCTGGGCATGGGCATGTCCTTCCCCATACTCGGCGTGCTGACCCTCAAACTGGCGCCCAGGGAACAGCAGGGCAGGTATTCCTCGGCGATGCAGCTGTGCTCGGCGCTCGGCACCAGCGGCGCCCTGGCTTTGGGCGGACTGATGTTCTCGCTGCTGCAGGCAGACCGCCGGGTGCTGGCCTACAGCAGCGTGTACCTGCTGGCGGCGCTGTTTGCGTTGGTGTCCTGGCGCAGCGCGGCAAGGGTAGGCATGGGGAATCCGCCAAGGCCTTCTCAATGA
- the soxR gene encoding redox-sensitive transcriptional activator SoxR: MRTVDLLSVGEVARRSGVAVSALHYYEAQGLLSSERSLGNQRRYPRQVLRRIAFIRAAQVLGISLAEIAQALQQLPQQRTPTKADWTRLSRHWRASLDQRIADLQALRDQLQSCIGCGCLSLKACRLYNTNDQLAAQGPGARRLGAKQASG; encoded by the coding sequence ATGAGGACCGTGGATCTGCTCAGTGTAGGCGAGGTGGCCCGACGCAGTGGCGTCGCGGTCTCGGCACTGCACTACTACGAAGCCCAGGGCCTCTTGTCCAGCGAACGCAGTCTCGGCAATCAACGCCGCTACCCGCGCCAGGTGTTGCGGCGCATCGCCTTCATCCGTGCCGCTCAGGTCCTCGGCATCAGCCTCGCCGAGATCGCCCAGGCGCTGCAGCAACTGCCGCAGCAGCGCACGCCGACCAAGGCCGATTGGACGCGCTTGTCCCGCCACTGGCGCGCCTCGCTTGACCAGCGCATCGCCGATCTGCAGGCCCTGCGCGATCAGTTGCAGAGCTGCATCGGCTGCGGTTGTCTGTCGTTGAAAGCCTGTCGCTTGTACAACACGAACGATCAGCTGGCGGCACAGGGCCCGGGGGCCAGGCGGCTGGGGGCGAAGCAGGCGAGCGGGTGA
- the tsaB gene encoding tRNA (adenosine(37)-N6)-threonylcarbamoyltransferase complex dimerization subunit type 1 TsaB encodes MNLLAIECSTEVLSVAVFAGGEIRERLEDGGRRHGDRLLVMIDAVMADARLSKLDLQAVAFGCGPGAFTGVRMAVAAAQGIAYGLDIPALPVSSLAALAQEGFDRGAATPILALADARMGEVYAGFFEVDESGLAVAVADERLCKPEQLKLPGDDVWCAVGPGLRAYRKLLDEQLGYRMDAIERSIYPQASAVARLGARALRAGLGLEARQAMPVYLRNKVALTESERAAAR; translated from the coding sequence ATGAACCTGCTCGCCATTGAATGTTCCACCGAGGTGCTGTCAGTCGCCGTGTTTGCTGGCGGCGAGATCCGCGAGCGCCTGGAAGACGGCGGTCGCCGGCACGGTGATCGACTGCTGGTCATGATCGACGCGGTCATGGCCGATGCCCGCCTGAGCAAGCTCGACCTGCAGGCGGTCGCCTTCGGCTGCGGCCCCGGCGCCTTTACCGGCGTGCGCATGGCGGTGGCCGCGGCCCAGGGCATTGCCTACGGGCTCGACATCCCGGCGCTGCCGGTGTCCTCGCTGGCTGCCCTCGCCCAGGAAGGTTTCGATCGCGGCGCAGCGACGCCAATCCTGGCGTTGGCCGACGCGCGCATGGGCGAGGTCTATGCGGGCTTTTTTGAGGTCGACGAATCCGGTCTGGCGGTGGCGGTTGCCGACGAGCGCCTGTGCAAGCCGGAACAGCTGAAACTGCCTGGTGACGACGTCTGGTGTGCGGTGGGCCCTGGATTGCGCGCCTACCGCAAATTGCTCGACGAGCAGCTCGGCTACAGGATGGATGCCATCGAGCGCAGCATCTATCCCCAGGCCAGCGCCGTGGCCCGTCTCGGCGCGCGGGCACTGCGCGCCGGACTTGGCCTCGAAGCCCGCCAAGCCATGCCGGTGTATCTGCGCAACAAGGTGGCACTGACAGAATCCGAGCGGGCAGCGGCTCGGTAG
- a CDS encoding inner membrane CreD family protein has translation MTRSLFASSTTFKLFVLGALSLLLLIPLSLIYGLVQERAGLASEAEGRIAAGWGREQNVLLPLLRFEYSRERSNADHELIKERRSLLLSAAEARVRASLSAESRQLGIYALPIYTAQLSIDAEFDRSQMDSAAEVEDGWNLQQVSLLLAPGDLTGLREIRKLTVAGLPVQLKPSAERWNLGAVPAGSSSFDRPVLGAPIAWSEDGQDRVPVSLELELAGARALNVVPNAAEFEFALSGDWPHPGFAGGALPRQREIGARGFSADWRLLDLSTGIPTLIRSADAMSVWGQQSVGVALVEPGGVYQQNERSAKYGILVLALTMAALFLTEVLVGVRLHPFHYALVGLALAVFYLLLLALSEHIGFVSAYLLAAGAVVAMVGGYSAAVLQGWLRGLLGGGVLAGLYGFLLVLIQAEELSLLLGAIGLALLLATAMYLTRRLDWYSAAPESSDLSSDRTP, from the coding sequence ATGACTCGATCCCTGTTCGCCAGTTCAACCACTTTCAAGCTGTTTGTGCTGGGTGCGCTGTCATTGCTGTTGCTGATACCCCTGAGCTTGATCTACGGACTCGTCCAGGAACGCGCCGGTCTCGCCAGTGAAGCCGAAGGACGTATCGCCGCCGGTTGGGGCAGGGAACAGAACGTGCTGTTGCCGCTGCTGCGTTTCGAATACAGCCGCGAACGCAGCAATGCTGACCACGAACTGATCAAGGAACGCCGTTCGCTGCTGTTGTCAGCCGCCGAAGCCCGCGTGCGCGCCAGTCTCAGCGCCGAATCGCGACAGCTCGGCATCTATGCCTTGCCGATCTATACCGCGCAGCTGTCGATTGATGCTGAATTCGATCGCTCGCAGATGGACTCCGCGGCTGAGGTCGAGGATGGCTGGAATCTGCAACAGGTGTCGCTGCTCTTGGCGCCGGGCGATCTCACCGGGCTGCGCGAAATCCGCAAGCTCACGGTGGCCGGATTACCGGTGCAGCTCAAGCCCAGTGCCGAACGCTGGAACCTGGGCGCAGTGCCGGCAGGCAGCAGCAGTTTCGATCGTCCGGTGCTGGGCGCTCCCATTGCCTGGTCAGAGGACGGCCAGGATCGCGTGCCGGTGTCGCTGGAACTGGAGCTGGCCGGCGCCCGCGCACTGAATGTGGTACCCAATGCTGCCGAGTTCGAGTTTGCCCTGAGCGGCGACTGGCCACATCCGGGATTCGCGGGTGGTGCCTTGCCACGACAGCGAGAAATCGGCGCCCGGGGCTTCAGCGCCGATTGGCGCCTCCTGGATCTCTCCACCGGTATTCCCACGCTGATTCGCAGTGCCGACGCGATGTCGGTCTGGGGACAACAGTCTGTGGGCGTGGCACTGGTGGAGCCGGGCGGGGTCTATCAGCAGAACGAGCGCAGCGCCAAATACGGCATTCTGGTGCTGGCACTGACCATGGCAGCCCTGTTCCTGACCGAGGTATTGGTGGGTGTGCGTCTGCACCCCTTCCACTATGCCTTGGTGGGGCTGGCGCTGGCGGTGTTCTATCTGCTGCTGCTCGCGCTGTCCGAACACATCGGCTTCGTCAGCGCCTATCTGCTTGCAGCAGGCGCCGTTGTCGCCATGGTCGGGGGCTACAGTGCCGCGGTTCTGCAGGGATGGTTGCGCGGCCTGCTCGGCGGCGGGGTCCTGGCCGGCCTGTATGGCTTTCTGCTGGTGCTGATCCAGGCGGAAGAGCTGTCGCTGCTCTTGGGTGCCATCGGCCTTGCACTGCTGCTGGCCACGGCCATGTACCTGACCCGCCGGCTCGACTGGTACAGTGCCGCACCCGAATCGTCCGACCTCAGCAGCGACCGCACGCCATGA
- a CDS encoding DoxX family protein, protein MTSLLFSTYDAIIERLRGMGEYVPRLVMRLIMGWEFFEAGLEKFRGENWFSNIQGDFPFPFNMVPADFSWNLSIVFEIGGAIALWLGLGTRFFAFSLLFLTFVATAAVHWPSMIGMWSDLLKGYAISDMGHGNFKLPLLFVVMLIPLVFNGAGKLSLDHLIRVWIGRPEPGPTMDGYALGLGLAILGFPFLMLIPTIGVSFLVIAALAAIYAWRKGRG, encoded by the coding sequence ATGACTTCCCTGCTCTTTTCCACCTACGACGCCATCATTGAACGCCTGCGCGGCATGGGCGAATACGTTCCCCGGCTGGTGATGCGCCTGATCATGGGCTGGGAGTTCTTCGAGGCAGGTCTGGAGAAATTCCGCGGCGAAAACTGGTTCTCCAATATCCAGGGTGACTTCCCGTTTCCCTTCAACATGGTCCCGGCCGATTTCAGCTGGAACCTGTCCATTGTTTTCGAGATCGGCGGGGCGATCGCCTTGTGGCTGGGTCTGGGTACCCGCTTCTTCGCCTTCTCGCTGCTGTTCCTGACCTTCGTCGCCACCGCCGCCGTTCACTGGCCGAGCATGATCGGCATGTGGAGCGATCTGTTGAAGGGCTACGCGATTTCCGACATGGGTCATGGCAACTTCAAGCTGCCGCTGCTGTTCGTGGTCATGCTGATTCCGCTGGTTTTCAACGGTGCCGGCAAGCTCAGCCTGGATCACCTGATCCGCGTCTGGATTGGCCGACCCGAACCCGGGCCGACCATGGATGGTTATGCGCTGGGCCTGGGCTTGGCGATTCTCGGCTTCCCCTTCCTCATGCTGATCCCGACCATCGGCGTGAGCTTCCTGGTCATCGCCGCACTGGCCGCCATCTATGCCTGGCGCAAGGGCCGGGGGTGA
- the ychF gene encoding redox-regulated ATPase YchF, whose amino-acid sequence MGIKCGIVGLPNVGKSTLFNALTKAGIAAANYPFCTIDPNVGVVPVPDPRLDALSKIAKPLKIIPTTIEFVDIAGLVKGAAQGEGLGNQFLAHIREVDAISHVVRCFENEDIVHVNGKIDPISDIETIDTELALADLDSVEKALNRAERAAKANDKDAIARKPGLTKVRDALNAGKPARSVDLSPEERALLRELFLLTMKPVMYVANVKEDGFENNPYLDAVRARAATEGAEVVPVCASIEEELGQLDDEDRSAFLADMGLEEPGLNRVIRAGYKLLGLRTYFTAGEKEVRAWTIKAGFTAPQAAGVIHTDFEKGFIRAETIAYEDYIRLKGEAGAKAEGKLRLEGKDYIVQEGDVLHFRFNV is encoded by the coding sequence ATGGGCATCAAATGCGGCATCGTCGGTTTGCCGAACGTCGGCAAGTCCACGCTTTTCAACGCTTTGACCAAGGCGGGCATCGCTGCGGCCAATTATCCCTTCTGCACCATCGATCCCAATGTTGGCGTGGTGCCGGTGCCCGATCCACGGCTGGATGCGCTGTCGAAGATCGCCAAGCCGCTGAAGATCATTCCGACCACGATCGAGTTCGTCGACATCGCCGGTCTGGTCAAGGGCGCGGCGCAGGGTGAGGGCCTGGGTAACCAGTTTCTGGCGCACATCCGTGAGGTCGACGCGATTTCTCACGTCGTGCGCTGTTTCGAGAACGAGGACATCGTCCACGTCAACGGGAAGATCGATCCCATCTCCGATATCGAGACCATTGATACCGAACTGGCGCTGGCTGATCTCGACAGTGTCGAGAAGGCGCTGAATCGCGCCGAGCGGGCGGCCAAGGCCAATGACAAGGACGCCATCGCGCGCAAGCCGGGCCTGACCAAGGTGCGCGATGCGCTCAATGCCGGCAAACCCGCGCGTTCGGTCGATCTCAGCCCTGAAGAGCGTGCGCTGCTGCGTGAGTTGTTCCTGCTGACCATGAAGCCGGTGATGTACGTAGCCAATGTCAAGGAAGACGGCTTCGAGAACAACCCCTATCTGGATGCCGTGCGCGCCCGCGCCGCCACCGAGGGCGCCGAAGTGGTGCCGGTATGCGCCTCGATCGAAGAGGAACTGGGACAGTTGGACGACGAGGATCGCAGCGCCTTCCTGGCCGACATGGGCCTGGAGGAGCCGGGTTTGAACCGGGTGATCCGCGCCGGCTACAAGCTGCTCGGCCTGCGCACCTATTTCACGGCCGGCGAAAAGGAAGTGCGGGCCTGGACCATCAAGGCCGGCTTCACCGCACCGCAGGCCGCAGGCGTGATCCACACCGATTTCGAAAAGGGCTTCATCCGCGCCGAAACCATTGCCTACGAGGACTACATCCGTCTGAAGGGTGAGGCCGGCGCCAAGGCCGAGGGCAAGTTGCGGCTGGAAGGCAAGGACTACATCGTGCAGGAAGGCGACGTGCTGCACTTCCGCTTCAACGTGTAG
- a CDS encoding IS1380 family transposase yields the protein MPTQCSATSTIFEQVDGRQVVVGFDGGEITSDAGALLLGRVDDSIKLMDRLAGCFQDGRDPELIEHSVRTLVMQRVVGIALGYEDLNDHDQLRHDPVLAVLAGKLKAQRKDCAPLAGKSTLNRLEHAPKATPGERYRKIAHHPEQIESLFVDLFLEAHETPPESIVLDLDATDDPLHGDQEGRFFHGYYDGYCYLPLYVFCGKHLLAAKLRRSNIDGSAGAVEEMDRVVGQIRKRWPKVRITLRADSGFAREELMAWCESNAVDYVFGLAKNARLIEVLEPALARAQARQARSGKAEREFTDFRYSTRKSWSRERRVVGKAEQLPGLSNPRFVVTSLTSETWSARALYEDLYCARGEMENRIKECQGDLFADRTSTATMLGNQLRLWLSSFAYVLMDALRRKALAGTELAQATCGTLRLKLLKIGAWVVRSVRRVRIAMASSFPYQDLWSASYARLADSG from the coding sequence ATGCCGACACAGTGTAGCGCGACGAGCACGATTTTTGAGCAAGTGGATGGTCGTCAGGTGGTTGTCGGATTTGATGGCGGCGAGATCACGTCGGATGCGGGCGCACTGCTTCTGGGTCGCGTCGATGATTCGATCAAGCTCATGGATCGGCTGGCCGGGTGCTTTCAAGATGGTCGAGATCCCGAGTTGATCGAGCATTCGGTGCGGACGCTGGTGATGCAGCGTGTGGTTGGGATCGCACTGGGCTACGAGGATCTGAACGATCACGATCAGTTGCGGCACGATCCGGTGTTGGCGGTGCTGGCGGGCAAGCTCAAAGCGCAGCGCAAGGACTGTGCGCCGTTGGCGGGCAAGTCAACGCTGAATCGGTTGGAGCATGCGCCGAAGGCGACGCCGGGTGAGCGTTATCGAAAGATTGCGCATCATCCGGAGCAGATCGAGTCGTTGTTTGTGGATTTGTTTTTGGAGGCGCACGAGACGCCGCCGGAGTCGATCGTTCTGGATTTGGATGCGACCGACGACCCGCTCCATGGGGATCAGGAGGGGCGGTTCTTTCACGGCTATTACGATGGTTACTGCTACCTGCCGTTGTACGTGTTTTGCGGCAAGCATCTGCTGGCAGCGAAGCTGCGCCGGTCGAACATCGACGGCAGCGCGGGCGCGGTTGAAGAGATGGATCGGGTGGTGGGACAGATCCGCAAGCGCTGGCCCAAGGTGCGGATCACGCTTCGGGCGGACAGCGGTTTTGCACGCGAGGAGCTGATGGCGTGGTGCGAGAGCAACGCCGTTGACTACGTGTTTGGACTGGCCAAGAACGCGCGTTTGATCGAGGTGCTCGAGCCGGCTTTGGCGCGGGCTCAGGCGCGCCAGGCGCGCAGCGGAAAGGCGGAGCGGGAGTTCACGGATTTCCGTTATTCGACGCGCAAGAGTTGGAGTCGTGAGCGCCGCGTGGTGGGCAAGGCAGAACAGTTACCGGGTCTAAGCAATCCGCGCTTTGTGGTGACCTCGCTGACATCCGAGACGTGGTCAGCGCGAGCGCTGTACGAAGATCTGTATTGCGCTCGCGGGGAGATGGAGAACCGCATCAAGGAATGCCAAGGGGACCTGTTCGCGGATCGCACGTCGACGGCCACCATGCTCGGCAACCAGTTGCGTCTGTGGTTGTCGTCGTTTGCCTATGTCCTGATGGACGCGCTGCGGCGAAAAGCACTCGCCGGCACTGAATTGGCTCAGGCAACCTGCGGCACGCTGCGTTTGAAGTTGCTGAAGATCGGCGCCTGGGTCGTTCGGAGCGTTCGTCGGGTTCGTATCGCGATGGCGTCGAGTTTCCCGTACCAGGACTTGTGGAGCGCCAGCTACGCTCGTCTTGCCGACAGCGGCTGA
- the pth gene encoding aminoacyl-tRNA hydrolase translates to MAIRAVFGLGNPGAEHARQRHNAGFWFLDALAEDLGVRLLMESRLNAEVGKAAGGRDTLLLVKPTTYMNRSGIAVSAVLNYYKIDPAEALVVHDELDLPPGVARLKFDGGHGGQNGLRDTMAQLGHGKFHRLRIGIGHPGRKDMVTPWVLGRPSVADDQAIHQAIDAALAVMPLWRDGQMERAMTLLHTPKTGAKD, encoded by the coding sequence ATGGCGATACGCGCGGTTTTTGGCCTGGGCAACCCCGGCGCAGAGCATGCCCGTCAACGGCACAATGCCGGTTTCTGGTTTCTGGATGCGCTGGCCGAGGATTTGGGTGTGCGCCTGTTGATGGAATCCAGGCTCAACGCCGAAGTCGGCAAGGCGGCGGGTGGTCGCGACACGCTGTTGCTGGTCAAGCCGACGACCTACATGAACCGCAGTGGCATTGCGGTGTCTGCAGTGCTGAACTACTACAAGATCGATCCGGCCGAAGCTCTGGTGGTGCACGACGAGCTTGATCTGCCACCGGGCGTGGCCCGGCTCAAGTTCGACGGTGGCCATGGCGGCCAGAACGGATTGCGTGACACCATGGCCCAGCTGGGACATGGCAAGTTCCACCGATTGCGCATCGGCATCGGCCATCCCGGCCGCAAGGACATGGTCACGCCGTGGGTGCTGGGCCGCCCCAGCGTCGCCGATGACCAGGCCATCCACCAGGCCATCGACGCCGCGTTGGCGGTGATGCCCCTGTGGCGGGATGGGCAGATGGAGAGGGCGATGACGCTCTTGCATACACCGAAGACAGGCGCGAAAGACTAG
- a CDS encoding 50S ribosomal protein L25/general stress protein Ctc: MAKIRNVPVEFRTDEGKGASRRLRRAGKVPAILYGGGEAPRLLQLDQLLAYRYAKNEWFYTSILELDVGNDKQKALLRDLQRHPYKPYLMHIDFQRVSETEPVRLRVPLHFLNQEISPAGKTGGALVLHELNDLEISCLPKDLPEYLEIDLANLNVGDTIHISDIKLPEGVEVPSLKLGREHDLAVVVARMTVEEVAEVAAEGAEAAPAAAGKKPAAGGKAAAAPAKPAAKK, translated from the coding sequence ATGGCCAAGATCAGAAACGTGCCGGTGGAATTCCGCACCGACGAAGGTAAGGGTGCGAGCCGCCGCCTTCGCCGCGCGGGCAAGGTGCCGGCAATTCTTTATGGCGGCGGTGAAGCGCCGCGCCTGCTGCAGCTGGACCAGTTGCTCGCTTATCGCTACGCCAAGAACGAGTGGTTCTATACCTCGATCCTGGAACTGGATGTGGGCAACGACAAGCAGAAGGCGCTGTTGCGCGATCTGCAGCGTCATCCGTACAAGCCCTACCTGATGCACATCGATTTCCAGCGCGTGTCGGAAACCGAGCCGGTGCGTCTGCGCGTGCCGCTGCACTTCCTGAACCAGGAAATCTCGCCGGCCGGCAAGACCGGTGGTGCGTTGGTGCTGCATGAGCTCAACGATCTGGAAATCAGCTGCTTGCCCAAGGATCTGCCGGAATACCTGGAGATCGATCTGGCCAATCTGAATGTGGGTGACACCATCCACATTTCCGACATCAAGCTGCCGGAAGGCGTGGAAGTGCCCTCGCTGAAGCTGGGTCGCGAGCATGATCTGGCCGTGGTTGTGGCCCGCATGACTGTCGAGGAAGTGGCCGAAGTGGCCGCCGAAGGCGCCGAAGCGGCTCCGGCAGCGGCAGGCAAGAAGCCGGCTGCGGGTGGCAAGGCAGCCGCGGCTCCGGCCAAGCCAGCAGCGAAGAAGTAA
- a CDS encoding ribose-phosphate diphosphokinase, with product MIFTGNAHPRLASSIAFELGVPLGKANVGQFSDGEVAVEIMENVRSQHIYLIQPTSPPTADHLMELLVMVDAFKRASAASVTAVMPYFGYARQDRRARNARVPITAKVAADIIGTVGTDRVLTVDLHADQIQGFFDVPLDNVYASPVLLADMWRNYAGDELIVVAPDVGGVVRARAMAKRLDDADLAIIDKRRPKANESVVMNLIGDVTNKTCILVDDIVDTAGTLCAAAAALKERGANKVVAYCVHPVLSGAAVDNISKSALDELVVTDTIPLRPEARACTQIRQLSVAELLAETIRRIAGGESVSSLYVD from the coding sequence ATGATCTTCACCGGGAATGCGCATCCGCGCCTCGCGAGTTCGATCGCTTTCGAGCTGGGCGTGCCCTTGGGCAAAGCCAATGTTGGCCAGTTCAGCGACGGCGAAGTGGCCGTCGAGATCATGGAGAACGTGCGCAGCCAGCACATCTATCTGATCCAGCCCACCTCGCCGCCGACCGCCGATCACCTGATGGAATTGCTGGTGATGGTCGATGCCTTCAAGCGCGCCTCGGCCGCCTCGGTCACGGCCGTCATGCCGTACTTCGGCTATGCCCGCCAGGATCGCCGTGCGCGCAATGCACGGGTGCCGATCACGGCGAAGGTGGCTGCCGACATCATCGGCACGGTCGGTACCGACCGGGTGTTGACTGTTGACCTGCACGCCGATCAGATCCAGGGTTTCTTCGATGTCCCGCTGGACAATGTCTACGCCTCGCCGGTGCTGCTGGCCGACATGTGGCGCAACTATGCCGGCGATGAACTGATCGTGGTGGCTCCCGATGTCGGTGGCGTGGTGCGCGCCCGGGCCATGGCCAAGCGCCTCGATGACGCCGATCTTGCCATCATCGACAAGCGCCGCCCCAAGGCCAATGAATCGGTGGTCATGAACCTGATCGGCGACGTCACCAACAAGACCTGCATCCTGGTCGATGACATCGTCGACACCGCCGGCACCCTGTGCGCCGCGGCCGCAGCACTGAAAGAGCGCGGCGCCAACAAGGTGGTGGCTTATTGCGTGCATCCGGTGCTGTCCGGTGCTGCCGTCGACAACATCAGCAAGTCGGCGCTGGACGAGCTGGTGGTGACCGACACCATCCCGCTGCGCCCCGAAGCCCGCGCCTGCACGCAGATCCGCCAGCTCTCGGTAGCCGAGCTGCTCGCGGAGACCATCCGCCGCATCGCAGGGGGAGAGAGCGTCAGTTCCTTGTATGTGGACTAG
- the ispE gene encoding 4-(cytidine 5'-diphospho)-2-C-methyl-D-erythritol kinase, translating into MSPDRVLSLRPPAKLNRFLHIIGRRADGYHLLQTAFELIDWCDELEIADRDDGIIARRGGLADVPPESDLVVRAARRLQRLAGPDRGCTLSLRKHVPSGAGLGGGSADAAAVLLGLNQLWGLNLALPDLNRIGAELGADVPVFIGQQPAFAAGIGEILTPLPYVPRSYAVIFPGVALATGPMFADPALRRDCAPIDPRDYCDELPGDNVFSVLAEREPAVRAAMDWLRQRVGSAHLSGSGSAVYAQTPDLDSARRAVEGLPQGWIGRAASSITNWFDNISPGT; encoded by the coding sequence ATGAGCCCGGACCGGGTGCTGTCGTTGCGACCGCCAGCCAAGCTCAATCGTTTTCTGCACATCATCGGCCGCCGCGCCGACGGCTATCATTTGCTGCAGACGGCTTTCGAGCTGATCGACTGGTGCGATGAACTGGAGATCGCCGACCGTGATGACGGCATCATCGCCCGCCGGGGAGGCCTGGCGGATGTGCCGCCCGAATCGGATCTGGTGGTTCGCGCCGCGCGCCGATTGCAGCGCCTGGCCGGACCGGATCGGGGCTGCACGCTCAGCTTGCGCAAGCATGTGCCCAGCGGCGCCGGACTTGGCGGTGGCAGCGCCGATGCAGCGGCGGTGCTGCTGGGGCTGAATCAGTTGTGGGGTTTGAATCTGGCACTCCCCGACTTGAACCGCATCGGCGCCGAACTGGGTGCGGATGTGCCGGTGTTCATCGGCCAGCAACCGGCTTTTGCCGCCGGGATCGGCGAGATACTCACGCCCTTGCCCTACGTGCCGCGCAGTTATGCCGTGATCTTTCCCGGCGTGGCGCTGGCGACGGGGCCGATGTTCGCCGATCCGGCACTGCGGCGCGACTGCGCGCCCATCGATCCCCGCGACTACTGCGATGAGCTGCCGGGTGACAATGTGTTCTCGGTACTGGCCGAGCGCGAACCCGCCGTGCGGGCGGCGATGGACTGGCTGCGCCAGCGTGTAGGCAGCGCTCATCTCAGCGGCAGCGGCAGCGCCGTGTACGCGCAGACGCCGGATCTGGACTCGGCTCGCCGGGCTGTGGAAGGCCTGCCACAGGGCTGGATCGGCCGCGCCGCAAGTTCGATCACGAATTGGTTTGACAACATCAGCCCCGGCACTTGA